The segment TCGGAGACGGTTGAGAAGATGTGCGTTGGGACGTTGACCTCAAGGTTAGAGGCAGGGAGCACAGCCCTGTGGCTATTATCGTTCGACCAGAACGAGCTGCCCGACTCACCGATGAGCGTCGCGACTCGCAAGACCCTGGCGAGTGCGAGAAAATGGCCGGTCGTTGAAACCCCGGCCCCGTCCATCAGGACGACCACCTGCCTGGTGAACGTGTTGCTCGCTGGGGTCTGTTCGCGATAGAGAATCGCGAGGTCGCCACTGCCCGTCGAGTCGCCAACGAAGTACCGGAACGGCTCGGCGACAAGGTGTGACAAAAGCTGCGAAGCCAACCGAGGATGCCCCCCGGTGTTGCCGCGAAGATCGACGATGAGCGCAGCGCTGCCCCTTTCGACGATGTCCCCAAAGAAGCCGTCAAGCGCCGACATCGCGCCTGCCAGATCGGGAGGCCCGAATGTTGGAACTCTCAAATAGGCGATCCGAGTGCCCTGACGAAAGCTGAGTGACAGGCGGAGCGGCTCCGTCTCTGAATCGGACGAGAGGGGCGTGCCGTCTACGTTTGCGACATAGATGGTTCCGTCCGTCCGTACCAGCTCCAGCGTAAAGCTATCGGTCCGGCCGAACGCCGCGGCGTAAGCACGGGCAAAACCGCGGTTGATCACGTGCATTGGGAACGCGTCTGAGTAGCCATCGGCTGAAATCGAAGCAATCATGATCCGAACAACTTCATCTATGGCGGTGCCATTGATGGAGACTACTCTGGATGCGAGGTCGACCTTATCATGACCCCGCGTTTCGGTCACCAGGGTGCGACCACCAAAGATCCGGATACCGAATGGCAAATGACCCGACTCCGCCGATGTCTTTGCCTCCAGGGACTCAGGAGCTCGTATCGAAGTGTGTACGCACCTGACCGAAGCCATGAGCGGTCGCAGTGCTTGCAGGAAGAGCTCTGTTGACACGGTGGCCGGCAGACTCTTGGCAATCCGATCCGCGGCCGCCTTCAAACTGTCCGCCGCAACGAAACGGTACGGTGCCGGGTGTTCGCGCGCAATAACGGACATCAGAAATTGAACGTCCTCCTTCGCCTCTGCTCGACTGATCTCGAGTACGAGAGATTGTCCATCCTCGACGCTCGAAGGCATCGTGCGGGCGTATCGAAGGCCGGCTACTCGTGCGACATCGACTTCATGCTGCGACCCGTCCGGAAAGCCGAAACGGCCGGCTATGCGCTCACCGTCCGCGACAAGCTCACCGGTAAATGTCGTCCCCTTTGCAGGAATCCTGAACGCGAGACGCGGCCCATCGTGTCGTATTTCCGAAAGCTCATCGTCCTGAATCTGAACTTCTCCATCCCAGAGCAAGACCCGTCCCGATTGCTCGCTGTCCGGATCAACTTCGAACTGAAACGCCAGCGTCAGATTCATCCCTGACTCAGGCAGGAATGTCCCTTCCCAGAAACCTTCTACAGCGTTTTTGGACGGGTCAGTACAACCGCATATCGCTACGAGAGCGACAACCCTCCAGATCACAGACCTGCTGCCGACGCACATCTCATTGCACCCACCGTGTCACGATTGCGCAAGAACGTCGACAGGAGAGGTTTGCGCCGTGAGGAATTGGAGAATGGTATTGACGGCAAAACGCGACGCAAAAGGTGCCAGGAAGCACCGTCTACGGATTGAGCCTCGTGCCCACCCACACGTCTCCATCCCCCTCGAACATGATCCGGTCGTGCAGTCGATCCGAACGCCCCTGCCAGAAGTGAATCCGCTGCGGTACAACACGATAACCGCCCCAAAAAGGCGGGAGCTCCACGTCCCGATCCCGAAATCTCTCGTTCATCTCCTCGACGCGCGCGACCAGTTCCTCGCGACTGCCGAGCGGACGACTCTGATGCGATGCCCACGCGCCAAGCTGACTGCCACGTGACCGCGTAGCGAAGTACGCCGCCGATTCTTCGCGACTCACCTTCTGCACCTGTCCCTCCACCGTGACCTGTCGCAGAAGCACCGGCCAGTAGAAGACGAGCGACACACGATCGTTCTCCGAAATCTCGATCGCTTTTCGACTCTCGTAATTCGTGTAGAACACGAACCCGCGCTCGTCGAAGCCTTTGAGGAGAACCATGCGCGCCGAAGGGGCACCATCCGCCGTTGCCGTTGCCAGTGTCATGGCGGTCGGCTCGATCACCCCTGACTCCCTGGCCGCCGCCAACCACACGCCGAACAGCTCAAACGGATTGCTGTCGGTCGCAGCCTCCGGCAGGCCTACGAGCACACCTCGCCCCGCGGTCCGAATCGAGCGCAGAAAAGATCGGAACGACATGCGGTCAGGCTACCATTTCAACGGCTTCCATTCCAAGTGCAAACGCGTGCTGATTCAACTCCAGCATCGCACAATCGCCGTGCATGGCCTGCTCCAGCGCCGCCAGCAAACTCTCGCGCTCGAGCAATCCCGTGGCCGCCTGCATGGCACCCATGGCCACAATGTTCTTGACCCTGGTCTTGCCCAGATCGTGCGCGATCTGCGTGAACGGTACGCCGATCACTCGAACGTCGTTGTCGAGCTGCGGTACCTTCGAAATCACGGTCTCGTCATAGAGTACCGTCCCGCCCTTCCTGACCGTCGGTGCAAATTTCTCCAGACTCGGTGCGTTGAACACAACCAGCACGTGCGGATCCGGAACCGCCGGCGAGAGGACTTCCTCGCGCGCAATGTGAACATCCGCATAGGACGTCCCGCCCCGTGACTCCGGACCGTAACTCGGAATATACGTCGAGTCGAGTCCTTCATTGATTGCGGTCACGCACGTGAGCTTCGCCAGAGTCTGTGCACCGTCTCCTCCCGCACCGGCGAACTTCACCGACACGTCATCGGGATCGATGTGCACCGGAAATCCGCGTCCATGGCGATCGACCGGGTCGTCTGTTGCGCCGATTTGCTCCAGGATCGCCTTCGCCTCAAAGAGGGGCTTGCCCGGATCGAACCACGGCTCGGCCTCGACATCCTTCTTCACGCCCAGTGGAAATACCTCGGTCATTTTCTCTTCCACCCAGGTCTGCGCGTCCTCCGGCGTCATCTTGAGATGGGTCGGACATTCAGACAGCACCTCCACAAACCCGAGACCGCGGTTCTCGATCTGAAGCTGTATCGCCTTCTTTACGGCCTTGCGCGCACGGAATCGTTGCTTGTTGTTGAAAAGAGCCACACGCTCCACGTATATCGGACCTTCGAGCTGTGCGATCATCTCGGCGACTTTCAGAGGCTGGCCCGTCACACGCTCTCGGCCCCCCGGAGTCGTCGTCGTCTTCTGATCCATCAGGGTGGTCGGTGCCATCTGGCCACCCGTCATCCCGTAGATCGCGTTGTTCACGAAGATGACGGAGATCGGCACGCCCATCTGGGCAAGCTGCAGGATCTCCGCCAGCCCGATGGATGCGAGATCGCCGTCACCTTGATAGCTGATCACGACCGACTCCGGATTCGCGAACTTGTGTCCGAGTGCGACGGCCGGAGCACGACCGTGCGCGGCCTGGCTGTTCCCCACGTCGAGGTAGTAGTACATGAAGACCGAACAACCGACCGGGGAGATCGCGACGGTGCGATCCTGAACCCCCAGTTCGTCAATCGCTTCCGCAACATACTTGTGGATGAGTCCGTGCCCGCACCCCGGACAGTAGTGCGTTGCATGGGCTTTCAGGCCGTCGCCGCCGCCGTGGCGTTCAAACTGCTTATAAAACACGCTGTCCATTTCTCGATGCCTCCAGAGCGATGACCTTTTCTACGATTTCCATACGTTGGGGAAGTACCCCGCCGTAACGCTGCACCCGATCAATGAATGGTGGTCCATCACGATCGGCGAAGCTCAGTGCGAGCCTCATCTCGTCTTCCAGTTGACCCGGTCCCGCCTCCACCATCACGATTCCCTTCACCCGCTTCGCGTGCGGCAGGAGATCGTTGATCGGAAACGGCCAGAGCGTGACCGGCCGGAACAGACCGGCCTTGATGCCTCGGTCGCGAAGCGAACGGACGGCTCCCTTTGCCACACGCGCCGGGGTATTACTCGCGACAACCAGCCACTCCGCATCCTCGCAAAGGAACGAATCGGAGAGCTGTTCCGCCTCCGTCATCTGCCGATACTTCTCGTTCAGCGAGATGTTGTGATTTTCCAGATCATGCTCCGCCAATCGAATCGAGTTGATCAGATTGGCCCGATGAGCCTCGTCACCGTGCACGGCCCATTCGGGCAGGCCGGGCTTCACCATTTGCGGCGGAAGATCCACACGGCCCGTGATCTGACCTAGATACCCGTCACCGGCGATGATCACCGGGTTGCGATACTTGAACGCGAGGTCGAACGCACGCATCGTAAGGTCCAGCATCTCCTGCGGAGACGACGGGGCCAGGACGATCGCATGCGTATTGCCGTGACCAAGTCCACGGCACACGAGTTTGATGTCGGATTGCTCGGGTGCAATGTTGCCGAGTCCCGGTCCCCCGCGCATGATGTTGACGAAAACAGCCGGCACCTCGGCTCCCACCATGTAGGAGATCCCCTCGAGCATCAGACTAAAACCTGGTGAACTCGTGAACGTCATGGTTCGAAGACCTGCACCGCCGCACCCGTACATCATGTTGACCGCTGCCACCTCGCTCACCGCCTGAACGAATACGCCACCGAGCCCGGGCAGGACCTTCGCAAGCAGTTCCGCGCCTTCTGTTGACGGCGTTATCGGATAGCCGAAGAAATGTCGGCATCCCGCCAGCAGTGCCCCCACTGCCGACGCGTGCGTTCCCTTGAGCACCATAGTCTCCATGGCAGGTACGGGCACGCTGCCATCCGGAATGGCGACGGGCTTCGGCGCAGTGGTCGATTTCGGGCCGAACCACGTTTCCGGGTCTGTGACGCCGGGGTCGAAATCCTTTCCGGGCGACGGCATGAGCCCGAAAGGCTCCGGACAGGCGTCAAAGCACAATCCGCAGCCATTGCAGCGATCGATATCAATGATTACCGGGGTCAGTCCGGTGGCGGGGTCGATCTCGGTGCTGAACTCAATACAATTTGTGGGGCACGCGTCGATGCACCGGCCACAGGCTTTGCAGAATTGAGGGAAGAGAAACGGCTTCGGGCGGTCCCTCTTAGCTGTTTTCGTGCTCATAGGTGCTCATCTATTCGGTTCCAAAACGTTATCTGAGAGTACAAAAAAGCGCTTCCAGCAAATATCCTGCCTTCCCGTCATCGGATGTAAGGGAATACCGCTCGTCGCGATACCGTCTGTCTTCGCACGTCGGTGTCGGGAAACCTGTCAGCATCACACGGCGCCCAGCCGATATCTTGCGCCTGAGCCGATCGGCACCCTCCCCCGGACCGATCTGGATACTTTTTCAGCTTCAAAACACAGTACGATGACAGACAGGGTCGTTGCCGAACACATCGCCCGGTACTTTACCTCAGGATCGGCCATTCGGCGCATGTTTGAAGAAGGATTGCGCCTCAAGGCCTCACACGGAGCGGACGCCGTCGCCGACCTTTCGATCGGCAATCCCGACTTCGACCCGCCGCCGGAATTCCTGGAAGCGCTGCAGAGAGTCGCGGCCCTGAAAGGGCATCACGCCTACATGCCGAATGCCGGCTATCCGCACGTTCGGGGGCGCATCGCCGACTACCTCAACCAGCACCGATACTTCGACGGGATAACCAGGGACAAGATCATCATGACGACGGGGGCTGCGGGCGCCCTGAATATTGTGCTGGCAACGCTGCTCGCACGCGGTGAAGAAGTTATCGTCATAGCCCCGTATTTCGTTGAATACCGCTTCTACGTCGAGGCCCACGCCGGCGTCGTCCGCCTGGCAGATACGGACGACCACTTCGATCTCGACATCGACCGCATCGCCGGCGCCATTACGGACAAGACGCGAGCCGTCATGGTCAATTCGCCGAACAATCCGTCCGGCAGAGTCTATTCCCGATCATCTCTTGAGAAGCTGGCTGCGCTACTGACCGCCGAATCGGAACGGCGAGGCCATCCGATCTTCCTGATCTCGGACGAGCCGTATCGCGAAATCCTCTACACCGATGAGGCATTCGTGTCGCCGGCATCG is part of the Rhodothermales bacterium genome and harbors:
- a CDS encoding thiamine pyrophosphate-binding protein yields the protein MDSVFYKQFERHGGGDGLKAHATHYCPGCGHGLIHKYVAEAIDELGVQDRTVAISPVGCSVFMYYYLDVGNSQAAHGRAPAVALGHKFANPESVVISYQGDGDLASIGLAEILQLAQMGVPISVIFVNNAIYGMTGGQMAPTTLMDQKTTTTPGGRERVTGQPLKVAEMIAQLEGPIYVERVALFNNKQRFRARKAVKKAIQLQIENRGLGFVEVLSECPTHLKMTPEDAQTWVEEKMTEVFPLGVKKDVEAEPWFDPGKPLFEAKAILEQIGATDDPVDRHGRGFPVHIDPDDVSVKFAGAGGDGAQTLAKLTCVTAINEGLDSTYIPSYGPESRGGTSYADVHIAREEVLSPAVPDPHVLVVFNAPSLEKFAPTVRKGGTVLYDETVISKVPQLDNDVRVIGVPFTQIAHDLGKTRVKNIVAMGAMQAATGLLERESLLAALEQAMHGDCAMLELNQHAFALGMEAVEMVA
- a CDS encoding pyridoxal phosphate-dependent aminotransferase → MTDRVVAEHIARYFTSGSAIRRMFEEGLRLKASHGADAVADLSIGNPDFDPPPEFLEALQRVAALKGHHAYMPNAGYPHVRGRIADYLNQHRYFDGITRDKIIMTTGAAGALNIVLATLLARGEEVIVIAPYFVEYRFYVEAHAGVVRLADTDDHFDLDIDRIAGAITDKTRAVMVNSPNNPSGRVYSRSSLEKLAALLTAESERRGHPIFLISDEPYREILYTDEAFVSPASVYRNSFMCYSWSKSFSISGERIGYVAINPSLQTDDWGLLIGSLAMCNRSLGFVNAPALMQKVIAESVDARVDISHYREKRELLRQALDDGGFEYADPDGTFYFFVRTPEAEVDFIDRARKHLLLVVPGTDFGRPGYFRISYAAPRPTIELACRKLLDIAKEIAGEKVPA
- the pdxH gene encoding pyridoxamine 5'-phosphate oxidase produces the protein MSFRSFLRSIRTAGRGVLVGLPEAATDSNPFELFGVWLAAARESGVIEPTAMTLATATADGAPSARMVLLKGFDERGFVFYTNYESRKAIEISENDRVSLVFYWPVLLRQVTVEGQVQKVSREESAAYFATRSRGSQLGAWASHQSRPLGSREELVARVEEMNERFRDRDVELPPFWGGYRVVPQRIHFWQGRSDRLHDRIMFEGDGDVWVGTRLNP
- the vorB gene encoding 3-methyl-2-oxobutanoate dehydrogenase subunit VorB yields the protein MSTKTAKRDRPKPFLFPQFCKACGRCIDACPTNCIEFSTEIDPATGLTPVIIDIDRCNGCGLCFDACPEPFGLMPSPGKDFDPGVTDPETWFGPKSTTAPKPVAIPDGSVPVPAMETMVLKGTHASAVGALLAGCRHFFGYPITPSTEGAELLAKVLPGLGGVFVQAVSEVAAVNMMYGCGGAGLRTMTFTSSPGFSLMLEGISYMVGAEVPAVFVNIMRGGPGLGNIAPEQSDIKLVCRGLGHGNTHAIVLAPSSPQEMLDLTMRAFDLAFKYRNPVIIAGDGYLGQITGRVDLPPQMVKPGLPEWAVHGDEAHRANLINSIRLAEHDLENHNISLNEKYRQMTEAEQLSDSFLCEDAEWLVVASNTPARVAKGAVRSLRDRGIKAGLFRPVTLWPFPINDLLPHAKRVKGIVMVEAGPGQLEDEMRLALSFADRDGPPFIDRVQRYGGVLPQRMEIVEKVIALEASRNGQRVL